In a single window of the Elaeis guineensis isolate ETL-2024a chromosome 8, EG11, whole genome shotgun sequence genome:
- the LOC140850794 gene encoding G-type lectin S-receptor-like serine/threonine-protein kinase LECRK3, producing MASLVISHHLILFSLFLLTRTLPATAQTYANLTQGTTLTPLGPTTSWPSPSGDFAFGFRPLDSNASLFLLAIWFNSTNPQTIVWFANGDNPVQAGSKLELTSDGQLSLTDQTGNEIWNPGVRSAPYAALLDTGNLILFSSPIWQSFSLPTDTLLPGQVLTPGSNLFSRFMDSNFSTGRFALAAQTDGNLVLYPVALPARNFYQGYWDLGTTGSGSNSTLVFNMSGDLYYVLSNGTQMNITSTRTYSMEDFYRRATLDVDGVFTVYIYPKTESGKARWGDKWSVVTNIPTDICKGGVCGFNSFCVLENQRPDCRCPSSYSFMDSAMKFKGCKPDFEAQTCEIDESDSFELETVYDVDWPNGDYEHYMQVAEENCRSLCLSDCMCEVAVFRGGECWKKKLPLSNGLKVNDGGKMFIKVPKDNSSFPRPPTTIIAMERKNRSTLIPVESLLLGGSGFLNLILITAIFAIVYCYHKNRSMKKLDQDTTMLGLNLRIFSYKELEEATKGFSEEVGSGSFGAVYKGLLPGSESATSIAVKKLHRLHEDSEKEFTNEVRSIGQTHHRNLVRLFGFCNEGTHRILVYEYMCNGSLPSFLFGSERPSWNKRVQVAMGIAKGLAYLHDECATQIIHCDIKPQNILLDENLIARISDFGLAKLLRTDQSRTSTGIRGTRGYVSPEWFRNTVITAKVDVYSFGVMLLEIICCRKNLEAEAGDEDRAVLTFWAYDCYREGSLDLLVGNDEEAMADMRMLETFVKVAIWCIQEEPSLRPSMKKVNQMLEGAVVVSIPPDPSSRGPISS from the coding sequence ATGGCGTCTCTTGTTATCTCGCACCATCTCATTCTCTTCAGTCTATTCCTTCTTACCCGTACTCTCCCGGCAACGGCTCAAACCTATGCCAACCTGACCCAGGGCACCACCCTGACCCCCCTTGGCCCAACCACCTCCTGgccctccccctccggcgacttCGCCTTCGGCTTTCGACCCCTCGACTCCAACGCCTCCCTCTTCCTCCTCGCCATCTGGTTCAACTCCACCAACCCCCAGACAATTGTCTGGTTCGCCAACGGCGACAACCCCGTGCAGGCCGGGTCCAAGCTCGAGCTCACCTCCGACGGCCAGCTCTCCCTCACTGACCAGACCGGCAACGAGATCTGGAACCCCGGCGTCAGAAGCGCACCCTACGCCGCCCTCCTCGACACCGGCAACCTCATTCTCTTCTCCTCCCCTATCTGGCAGAGCTTCAGCTTGCCGACCGACACCCTCCTACCGGGCCAAGTCCTGACCCCGGGGTCCAACCTCTTCTCCCGGTTCATGGACTCCAACTTCTCCACCGGCCGGTTCGCTCTCGCGGCGCAGACCGACGGCAACCTGGTGCTCTATCCAGTGGCGCTGCCCGCCAGAAACTTCTACCAAGGCTATTGGGACCTGGGCACCACGGGCTCCGGCTCCAACTCCACCCTCGTCTTCAACATGTCCGGCGACCTCTACTACGTTCTATCCAACGGTACTCAAATGAATATAACCTCCACCCGAACCTACTCGATGGAAGATTTCTACCGGAGGGCGACGCTCGACGTCGACGGCGTCTTCACAGTTTATATCTACCCGAAGACGGAATCGGGAAAGGCGAGATGGGGGGACAAATGGTCGGTCGTGACCAACATACCTACAGACATTTGCAAGGGAGGTGTATGTGGATTCAATAGCTTCTGTGTCTTGGAGAACCAGAGGCCTGACTGCCGGTGCCCATCGAGCTATTCGTTCATGGATTCCGCCATGAAATTTAAAGGCTGCAAGCCAGACTTTGAGGCCCAGACCTGCGAGATAGATGAATCGGATTCGTTCGAACTGGAGACGGTATACGATGTCGACTGGCCAAACGGGGACTACGAGCATTACATGCAGGTGGCTGAAGAGAATTGCAGATCATTGTGTTTGAGTGATTGCATGTGCGAGGTCGCGGTCTTTAGGGGCGGGGAGTGTTGGAAGAAGAAGCTGCCTCTGTCGAATGGGTTGAAGGTAAATGACGGAGGGAAGATGTTCATCAAAGTGCCCAAAGATAATTCCTCCTTCCCTCGGCCTCCAACTACAATCATAGCCATGGAAAGAAAGAATCGAAGCACTTTGATTCCCGTCGAATCTTTGCTTCTGGGAGGCTCTGGGTTTCTCAATTTGATCTTGATTACTGCAATCTTTGCTATAGTATACTGTTACCACAAAAACAGGAGTATGAAGAAGCTCGATCAGGACACGACCATGCTGGGGTTAAACCTAAGAATCTTCAGTTACAAAGAGCTTGAAGAGGCTACCAAAGGGTTTAGCGAGGAAGTGGGCAGTGGATCATTCGGAGCAGTCTACAAGGGGTTGCTGCCGGGATCAGAGTCCGCAACATCAATTGCAGTGAAGAAACTACATAGGTTGCATGAGGACAGCGAGAAGGAATTCACCAACGAGGTGAGATCGATCGGCCAGACTCACCACAGGAATTTGGTTAGATTGTTTGGCTTCTGTAACGAAGGAACCCATCGGATTCTGGTGTATGAATACATGTGCAATGGGTCGCTCCCGAGCTTTCTCTTTGGGAGTGAAAGGCCGAGTTGGAACAAACGAGTGCAGGTTGCCATGGGGATTGCGAAAGGACTTGCTTACTTGCATGATGAGTGCGCCACTCAGATCATCCACTGTGATATAAAGCCTCAGAACATACTGCTGGATGAGAATCTTATTGCGAGGATATCAGATTTTGGTCTGGCCAAGCTTCTAAGAACGGACCAGTCTCGAACAAGTACTGGAATAAGGGGTACTAGAGGATATGTCTCACCTGAGTGGTTTAGAAATACTGTAATCACAGCGAAGGTGGATGTGTACAGCTTTGGGGTCATGTTGCTGGAGATCATATGCTGCAGGAAGAACCTGGAAGCAGAGGCCGGGGATGAGGACAGAGCAGTGCTGACATTTTGGGCTTATGACTGCTACAGAGAAGGGAGTTTGGACCTTTTGGTAGGCAATGATGAAGAGGCGATGGCTGACATGAGGATGTTGGAGACCTTTGTGAAGGTGGCCATTTGGTGCATCCAGGAGGAGCCATCGCTGAGGCCTTCAATGAAGAAGGTAAATCAGATGCTAGAAGGAGCAGTTGTGGTTTCTATCCCCCCGGACCCTTCCTCGCGCGGTCCAATAAGCTCTtaa